The genomic stretch TATGCCTTTGACAACAGAAATCAGTCTTTCCATAGCACTGACAGTATCATCTCTTGACTCAGTAACTGGTGAATAATGATGTAGTCCTTGTTGGTTGTTCCAGTAAGGCAGAGTGGTATCGAGCAGGGAGGATATGCAGTATGTTGCCCCAGGGAACTGGGACAAATGGATGTCACCAGCAAGGTATGCAATGATCCTGGCAACCACCTCCCTGAGCTCTCGACTGCTGCTGCTCCATTCTAGCGTATCGATCAGCTTCTTAATCTTTGGTCTGGAGGGGAGTAGCAGGGACCTTACATCTGCCTTCTGCTCAATGAAGCTGTGGAGCATCCTTGATCCTGAGAGGTAGTCTTTCTCCGATTCCGAATTCACCAAATCGACAACATAGTTGATAAAATTCCTACCACGTATGGATGTAGGGTCCTGCCAGCATTTTGCTCGGATATCATGGAGATAATCTACAACTGTTATGGTGCCCCACTTTGGTGGTAACTTGCAATCTAAACAGAATGAAACGACAACCAGCATCGCCGCGCCCTCTATCAATCGCCATAAGAAGTAGAGCACGCCTTGGAAAATAACCAAACTGTAGAATATGGTCAGTGCTGGCACCAGGTTCGCTTTGCTGTCATCTCCTGGGGTATTGCCATAATTGTGCTGCCGTAGGCGCCATAGTGACAGCACGACGCAGGCGACAGGCCCAGACACATAAAGGGTCCCTGCAATTAGAACCACAACCAGGACCGGTATGCACAGTATTTGCAGGATGAAAAGGACAACTTGTACCCACACAACGGTAATAGTAGTCTGACTGCGCCCCTTGGCCCTGGTATCTTTCTTAAAAAATTGCATAACAACTCCTAATGGATTTGCCAAGACTTTTCTCACAAGCTTCTCCATTAGGTTCACAAATATAGGAAACAAGTTGTCCCCTGCGTCGTTGAAGATCCTGTGTGAGTGACATTGCAAATGCATGATCAGTGCCCGGCCATTAATATAAATTAGAGTGAATTCATGTTTATTTGTTTTGTTCGAAGCCGACAAGCAGGGTGGGAGTCCTACCATCACATCATAGATACTGTAAATAACTAAATGAAAGAGTTGTCCGATTAATTTATAGAAAAGGGATTAAAGCACACATATGCACCTAGCACAAGGCTAAGAGCACACTATCTATCCATGGCCATGGAAGCACATGCAAGCAGAAACTGAACAAGTGCCACCGGAAGAACCCCACATCTACATTGCACAC from Triticum urartu cultivar G1812 unplaced genomic scaffold, Tu2.1 TuUngrouped_contig_9503, whole genome shotgun sequence encodes the following:
- the LOC125532257 gene encoding uncharacterized protein LOC125532257 yields the protein MAEIAIIVTHILAKRLVSIVDEHKVKVFGAIITVIRNTGPSAQQAERERKLPKPLEEMSLNSYALLRAYVLMAVTGLGFLALTWSTVVLLGSFVTTLGKEDFWCLTSISMIQAARIFNDAGDNLFPIFVNLMEKLVRKVLANPLGVVMQFFKKDTRAKGRSQTTITVVWVQVVLFILQILCIPVLVVVLIAGTLYVSGPVACVVLSLWRLRQHNYGNTPGDDSKANLVPALTIFYSLVIFQGVLYFLWRLIEGAAMLVVVSFCLDCKLPPKWGTITVVDYLHDIRAKCWQDPTSIRGRNFINYVVDLVNSESEKDYLSGSRMLHSFIEQKADVRSLLLPSRPKIKKLIDTLEWSSSSRELREVVARIIAYLAGDIHLSQFPGATYCISSLLDTTLPYWNNQQGLHHYSPVTESRDDTVSAMERLISVVKGIEEHGKKKGCW